The window tgtatgaattatatttatgtattgtgtgaagtggcgattgtaagccaactctttatcccattcttgttcattacatgggattgtgtgaagatgacccttcttgcgacaaaaccactatgcggttatgcctctaagtcgtgcctcgacacgtgggagatatagccgcatcgtgggcgttacacgcgCGGTGGGGAGGTGGCGCGCGGGGAGGAAGggtggtggcggcggcttggggcggcggcggcggcgggaggtcgcggcgacggcggcggcccgAGGCAGCGGCTAGGGTTAGCGGAAGCTGGAAGATCGACTTGCGATAGATACCATAtggagaatgatttggtgcatcgataattgattgatcgtgcactaggtacatatatataggtacaaggggTGCGACCGTATCTTGTCTTCTTAGATACACGTACATACAGAGAGAGACAGATACTACAGGTACTGCATACAGAACCCAGACCTACGTATATGTACACATGTTCAACACTTTTTCAGTTGTAGAAATATGGGGAATATGCTGGAAACATACACCATTTTTGCTTTCATGGTTTCGGTTTTTTGGTTTATGCTACAATGctatatataattttttttgtgatttgtagGTTTTGTTATGAAGTTTTGCCGACATAGATGATACACTCTAAAAACAACTACAGACTCCCTGTGTAGATAGTAGTGAGAAGTGTAGCATCGTTGGGGTGGGCTCCACGCACGCAACAACATGCAGTATGCACGGCATGGCGTTGATGCACGTGGGACAAGCGCCACGACGTGCGTACATGAGCAAAGAAAGAAACTACCCGAACAACTTTTTATCTCACCACTTCAATCAGACGGGATTAAAATAGTCAAATCGTATGTGCGCGATGCGACCGGCCGCAATTTTGGCCGGCGCACCGGCGCCTATCAGTGGCCTAGTTTATCCTGGTTGCAACTTCGCGGCGGAGGTAGGCAAAAGATCCATGAGAAAATCATGAAAATCTGAGGGAGACAACAACTATTTTCCTCTCAATCTAAGCCTTCTACTTAAAAAACATTCTTCACAATTATATCAAAGCTGGGGGCGCCATTGAACAGCTCTAGGAGAATGCATGCGTTCTGAGATCACTACGCATCACTCCTATAGCTACTGACCCTACGCTTCACACACCCTGCCTTGTACAGTATCACTGAAGAGctcggctgctgctgctgctgctctgtaCTACAAAATCTCGAGGACTGCCTAACGACATCATCGGCCGACATTTCGCGACGATCGCCGATCCAGCCTCCGTTTCGAGTCCTTATTTGACTGAACACGCTAAAATCCATCAATTAACAGCTGCAGACTTCGATCCAGCCTTGTTCGTGCTCCCAGTCGGGCAACGGCAGGCCGGTGCACGCCAATTCCCTGATCCTGCCGACCGGGCTATTCGACGACATGCCCTCCAcgtcgtcatcgtcgtcgtcgggCTCAAAGTCTGACTCCCAAAGTGCCGCGTCCAGCGTGCTCGTCGGAGACTCCCATGTACGCTTCTTCACCGCTTCCTCCTCTTTCTTGATTGGCGTTGCCAGTGCCACGAATGGGTGCTCTAGGAGCTGCGCCGCCGTGGCACGGTCAGAGGCGCGCCTCCGCAAGCACCGGCCCAGGAAGTCCTTAGCCTCCGGCGAGAGCCACTGTGGCACCTCCGGTAGGGCGTCGGTGAACCCGATTCGGTGCAGCACGGCGAGCACGTTATCATCCGCGTCTCCCCACGGGACGCGACCGCCCGTGGCCATCTCGAGGACGGTGCACCCCAGCGCCCACACGTCCGCCGGGGGACCCTGCTCCTCCCCGCGCGCCACCTCGGGTGCCATGAACCTCGGCGTGCCGCCGAACGGCCGCTTTGTATCACCCACCGCCCTCGCGCAGCCAAAGTCGGCGAGCTTGGCCCGCCCGTCGGCGCCGACCACCACGTTCCTTCCCTTGACGTCCCCGTGCACCATGAGCTTCTCGTGGAGGTAATCCAGCCCCCTCAGCACGTCCGCCGCGTAAGCCCTTACGGCGCCTTCCTCGAGCCCGCGCCGCTGGTGACAACCTCCGTCGTcccttgccgccgccgccacgtcggCGAGTGATCCGCCGGGCGCGAACTCCAGCAGCAGGTGATCCAGCGCCCCGATCGAGCGGAACCCTAGGCACTTGACGACGTGCGGGGAGGATAGGCCGGACATGATGCCCCATTCGCGACGCAGCTGCGCGGCATCCCCGGCAGCCGCCGACT is drawn from Aegilops tauschii subsp. strangulata cultivar AL8/78 chromosome 1, Aet v6.0, whole genome shotgun sequence and contains these coding sequences:
- the LOC109774636 gene encoding mitogen-activated protein kinase kinase kinase 18-like, yielding MSMSYRHALPTLPPFTPHADCLPACMPASRYEYLPHQTDRRTTGWHSQHTNMNHTTDAGRKLAMAAPTNGGSGWTLLRPLCQGASGAAVSLAEDAASGELFVVKSAAAGDAAQLRREWGIMSGLSSPHVVKCLGFRSIGALDHLLLEFAPGGSLADVAAAARDDGGCHQRRGLEEGAVRAYAADVLRGLDYLHEKLMVHGDVKGRNVVVGADGRAKLADFGCARAVGDTKRPFGGTPRFMAPEVARGEEQGPPADVWALGCTVLEMATGGRVPWGDADDNVLAVLHRIGFTDALPEVPQWLSPEAKDFLGRCLRRRASDRATAAQLLEHPFVALATPIKKEEEAVKKRTWESPTSTLDAALWESDFEPDDDDDDVEGMSSNSPVGRIRELACTGLPLPDWEHEQGWIEVCSC